In a genomic window of Dyadobacter fermentans DSM 18053:
- a CDS encoding class I SAM-dependent methyltransferase — MKRAILRKLKRNRLINGVRRVLYATTYYNPKYLQILKWGFSSKEDTNYTYELKDGNVRYLAQTIAAVTGEPFARVMGYIEEAQHDKELENHVVEAIKSSPYTAFADFRTGFAKRLGWYAFVRILKPRVIVETGIDKGLGAVILCAGLLRNKAEGHEGEYYGTDINPEAGYLLTGKYKAVGHILYGDSIKSLQSFDRQIDLFINDSDHSATYEYNEYQTIKPLLTEKGVILGDNSHVTDKLSQFSIENGRNFVFFREEPREHWYPGGGIGISY; from the coding sequence ATGAAACGTGCCATCTTAAGAAAGTTAAAAAGAAACAGGTTGATCAACGGTGTGCGGCGCGTTTTGTACGCTACCACTTATTATAACCCCAAGTATCTCCAGATCCTCAAATGGGGTTTCAGTTCGAAGGAAGACACGAACTACACCTATGAGCTCAAAGATGGCAATGTAAGATATCTCGCACAAACGATCGCAGCCGTGACCGGCGAGCCTTTCGCGCGGGTGATGGGATATATCGAAGAAGCGCAGCACGACAAGGAACTGGAAAACCACGTCGTGGAAGCCATTAAAAGTTCGCCCTACACGGCATTTGCGGATTTCCGGACGGGCTTTGCCAAAAGGCTCGGCTGGTATGCATTTGTGCGCATTCTGAAACCGAGGGTGATCGTCGAAACCGGTATCGATAAGGGCCTGGGAGCGGTGATCCTTTGTGCCGGATTGCTGAGAAACAAAGCGGAAGGCCACGAGGGCGAATACTACGGCACCGACATTAACCCGGAAGCCGGATACCTGCTCACGGGCAAATACAAGGCCGTGGGCCACATTCTCTACGGCGATTCGATCAAAAGCCTGCAATCGTTCGATAGACAGATCGACCTGTTCATCAACGACAGCGACCACTCCGCTACTTACGAATACAACGAATACCAGACGATCAAGCCGCTGCTGACGGAAAAGGGCGTGATCCTGGGAGATAATTCGCACGTGACCGATAAGCTGTCGCAATTCTCGATCGAGAACGGACGCAACTTCGTATTCTTCCGCGAGGAGCCCCGAGAGCACTGGTATCCGGGTGGTGGTATCGGGATATCGTATTGA
- a CDS encoding Crp/Fnr family transcriptional regulator, with product MSDYQSFEHQKPSEYNIQAVHDTEVLVLHRADYEMLFDEVPELNRYFRLMMQRDYTASLKKIELLLCESAEDRFRQFVRHYPDFVQTVPQYMLASFLGITPQFLSMLRARKDLHSGQ from the coding sequence TTGAGCGACTACCAGAGCTTCGAGCATCAAAAACCTTCCGAATACAATATCCAGGCCGTGCACGACACCGAAGTGCTCGTACTGCACCGGGCCGACTATGAGATGCTGTTCGACGAAGTGCCGGAACTGAACCGGTATTTCCGGCTCATGATGCAGCGCGATTATACGGCCTCGCTTAAAAAAATAGAGCTGCTCCTTTGCGAATCGGCAGAAGACCGGTTCAGGCAATTTGTAAGACATTACCCTGATTTCGTTCAAACGGTGCCGCAATACATGCTGGCGTCGTTTCTGGGCATCACGCCCCAGTTTCTCAGTATGCTGCGGGCGCGGAAGGACCTGCATTCCGGCCAGTGA
- a CDS encoding RagB/SusD family nutrient uptake outer membrane protein: protein MKKIIYYLAALATVFQLASCDESKLELESQSSYDYNTYFTSSEGLNQAVVATYATLLHNGLWSREYYFIFDLLGYEAKKTTNLQGDMAQLADYSFGTSQAQIGQLWNSLYRLILRSNVVIDRAGVWNPTTPADQQAAKQYIAEARFLRSYAYFNIVNLWGKAPLITAYDSTVANNYPSRASTEAIWATIENDLKLAAADLPLTYDAATGLGRATKGAAVALLGKSYLYQKKWAQAETTLAQLTSAPFTYSLDPAYENLFSSTNQSSPENVFQIMNAKWTDWGIGNQYYVFGGQETWGGKATHSDRAQEYGFKDWFNVYIPTTIVKAFQYPNPTNGTNYTDPRAKFTFYGSKESGGDTQYCQKCAGGPIDFPFKADDPQGYYVWKKYQYYNEVASYGGPASSINGQVIRFADVLLMLAEAHIQQGKTGNDPLALINQVRKRSGAVAYTTLGAQADAMKILMRERQVELCGEQTRYFDLIRWGIAKQTINAQRAAEPGDGKQPFQDKNMLFPIPDVEKNYNPNVAKDVGDGWN, encoded by the coding sequence ATGAAAAAGATCATATATTATCTCGCAGCACTGGCGACCGTATTCCAGCTGGCCTCCTGCGATGAATCCAAACTGGAACTGGAAAGCCAGAGCAGCTACGATTATAATACTTACTTCACCTCTTCCGAAGGGCTGAACCAGGCCGTAGTCGCGACTTACGCCACATTGCTGCACAACGGGCTCTGGTCACGCGAGTACTATTTCATTTTCGACCTCCTGGGTTATGAGGCCAAGAAAACGACCAACCTGCAAGGCGACATGGCGCAGCTGGCCGACTATTCGTTCGGGACGAGCCAGGCGCAGATCGGGCAGCTTTGGAACAGCCTTTACCGGCTGATCCTCCGGTCGAACGTGGTGATCGACCGGGCGGGCGTGTGGAACCCCACCACCCCGGCCGACCAGCAGGCTGCCAAGCAGTACATTGCCGAAGCGCGGTTTCTGCGGTCTTATGCTTATTTCAATATCGTCAATCTGTGGGGCAAGGCTCCGCTCATTACGGCCTACGACAGCACCGTGGCGAACAACTATCCGTCGCGTGCTTCCACGGAGGCGATCTGGGCTACCATTGAAAACGACCTGAAACTGGCCGCTGCCGACCTTCCGCTCACTTATGACGCGGCCACAGGCCTGGGCAGGGCTACCAAAGGCGCGGCGGTTGCATTGCTTGGGAAGTCCTATTTGTACCAGAAAAAATGGGCACAAGCCGAAACCACCCTCGCCCAGCTCACGAGCGCGCCTTTCACCTACTCGCTCGATCCCGCGTACGAAAACCTGTTCAGCTCCACCAACCAAAGCAGCCCCGAGAATGTGTTCCAGATCATGAATGCAAAATGGACCGACTGGGGAATCGGAAACCAGTATTATGTATTCGGCGGGCAGGAAACTTGGGGCGGCAAGGCTACGCACTCCGACCGCGCACAGGAATACGGTTTCAAGGACTGGTTCAACGTATACATTCCTACGACGATCGTCAAAGCATTTCAATACCCCAACCCCACGAACGGCACCAACTACACCGACCCGCGCGCCAAATTCACATTCTACGGCAGCAAAGAGAGCGGCGGCGACACTCAGTATTGCCAGAAATGCGCAGGCGGCCCGATCGACTTCCCATTCAAGGCCGACGATCCGCAGGGTTATTATGTTTGGAAAAAATATCAGTACTACAATGAAGTCGCGTCCTACGGCGGTCCTGCAAGCTCTATCAACGGCCAGGTAATCCGCTTTGCCGATGTGCTGCTGATGCTGGCGGAAGCCCACATTCAGCAGGGAAAAACGGGTAACGACCCGCTTGCGCTGATCAACCAGGTACGCAAACGCTCCGGCGCGGTGGCTTACACCACCCTCGGCGCGCAGGCCGACGCGATGAAAATCCTCATGCGCGAACGCCAGGTGGAACTGTGCGGCGAACAAACCCGCTATTTCGACCTGATCCGGTGGGGCATTGCGAAGCAGACGATCAATGCCCAGCGCGCAGCTGAGCCCGGAGACGGCAAGCAGCCATTCCAGGACAAAAACATGCTCTTCCCGATTCCCGATGTGGAGAAGAATTACAATCCGAATGTCGCCAAAGATGTGGGCGACGGCTGGAATTAA
- a CDS encoding DUF417 family protein gives MKTSIINSIANLDQLGKKLVRFGIVVVFLWIGGLKFFTYEADGIVPFVANSPFMSFFYSHPGDYKSHMNKEGELIPANHEWHIANNTYGFSYALGTFLVLMAVLVALYKVAPLPSLVASLLIFIMTLGTLSFLITTPEAWVPSLGDAQSGFPYLSGRGRLVIKDLVILGGAIITMSETARIYLDRQKSKNQFKVQLTEPH, from the coding sequence ATGAAAACTTCCATCATAAACAGTATCGCGAATCTCGACCAGTTGGGGAAAAAGCTGGTGCGCTTTGGCATCGTTGTCGTGTTCCTTTGGATCGGCGGGCTTAAATTCTTCACCTACGAGGCCGACGGCATTGTACCGTTTGTAGCCAATAGTCCGTTCATGTCCTTCTTTTACAGCCATCCGGGCGATTATAAAAGTCACATGAACAAGGAAGGTGAGCTCATCCCGGCCAATCACGAGTGGCATATCGCCAACAATACCTATGGCTTTTCCTACGCGCTGGGTACATTTCTGGTGCTCATGGCCGTGCTCGTAGCTTTGTACAAGGTTGCGCCGCTGCCGAGTCTGGTGGCGAGCCTGCTGATTTTCATCATGACGCTCGGCACGCTGTCCTTCCTGATCACCACGCCCGAAGCCTGGGTGCCTTCGCTGGGCGACGCACAATCGGGGTTCCCCTACTTGTCGGGGCGAGGGCGGCTGGTAATCAAAGACCTGGTCATCCTGGGTGGCGCCATCATCACCATGAGCGAAACGGCAAGGATTTACCTGGATCGCCAAAAGTCAAAAAATCAATTCAAGGTGCAACTCACGGAACCGCATTGA
- a CDS encoding cyclic nucleotide-binding domain-containing protein: MDRLGEVLWKDFLLQEFQVCTGCYFVISGCLRFFRRTDDGSEQILQFGIPGW, translated from the coding sequence TTGGACAGGCTTGGGGAGGTGCTCTGGAAAGATTTCCTTTTGCAGGAGTTCCAGGTATGCACGGGCTGCTATTTCGTGATCAGCGGTTGTCTGCGGTTTTTCAGGCGGACCGACGACGGTTCCGAGCAGATTTTGCAGTTCGGGATTCCGGGCTGGTAG
- a CDS encoding GTP-binding protein, producing the protein MNQKKMPVTVLSGFLGAGKTTLLNHILHHRHGLKVAVIVNDMSEVNVDARLVEGQHTLSRTEERLVEMSNGCICCTLREDLMVEVEKLAKENRFDYLLIESTGISEPVPVAQTFSFVDEQSGIDLSRWATIDCMVTVVDAYNFAADFGSLDTISGRSLSDGDDHRTIVNLLTDQIEFANVIILNKTDLVPHSRLKELHAIIHALNPGARIIESSFSKVEIREIVNTGLFDYGQAEQSAGWIRELEKVENGGHVPETDEYGISSFVFRDARPFHPKRFWDYIQQNWPAGIIRSKGLFWLASRASQALNWSQAGGSVRAESAGVWWASMPADQRRRYQAYIDNRDTIEARWGEFGDRVNELVLIGQDLNQQQILGELEACLCTPREIALMESGARFADPFPGL; encoded by the coding sequence ATGAATCAGAAAAAAATGCCCGTGACCGTCCTCAGCGGGTTTCTCGGGGCTGGGAAAACTACTTTGCTGAACCACATTCTCCATCACCGGCACGGTTTGAAAGTGGCTGTGATCGTTAACGATATGAGTGAGGTGAATGTCGATGCGAGGTTGGTGGAAGGGCAGCATACGCTCAGCCGCACGGAGGAAAGGCTCGTCGAAATGTCGAATGGCTGCATTTGCTGCACGCTGCGCGAGGATTTGATGGTGGAGGTGGAAAAGCTCGCCAAGGAAAACCGCTTCGATTACCTGCTGATCGAGAGCACGGGGATTTCAGAGCCGGTGCCGGTGGCGCAAACGTTCAGTTTCGTGGACGAGCAGAGCGGCATCGACCTGTCGCGCTGGGCGACGATCGACTGTATGGTGACCGTCGTGGATGCGTACAATTTTGCCGCGGATTTCGGATCGCTGGATACCATTTCCGGCCGCTCGCTGAGCGATGGCGACGACCACCGCACAATCGTGAACCTGCTCACGGACCAGATTGAGTTTGCCAATGTCATTATCCTCAATAAAACCGACCTCGTGCCGCATTCGAGGCTGAAAGAGCTGCATGCGATCATCCATGCCCTGAACCCCGGTGCGCGGATCATCGAGAGCAGTTTTTCAAAAGTGGAAATCCGGGAGATCGTTAATACCGGATTGTTCGACTACGGGCAGGCGGAGCAGTCTGCCGGCTGGATACGCGAGTTGGAAAAAGTAGAAAACGGCGGCCATGTGCCCGAAACGGACGAATACGGCATCAGCTCTTTCGTATTTCGCGATGCGCGGCCTTTTCATCCCAAACGCTTTTGGGACTACATTCAGCAAAACTGGCCGGCGGGCATTATCCGCAGTAAAGGGTTGTTCTGGCTCGCATCGCGCGCCAGTCAGGCATTGAACTGGAGCCAGGCCGGCGGGTCGGTGCGGGCCGAGTCGGCGGGCGTATGGTGGGCCAGCATGCCGGCAGACCAGCGGCGGCGCTACCAGGCGTATATCGACAATCGAGACACGATCGAGGCTCGATGGGGCGAGTTTGGCGACCGGGTCAACGAGCTGGTGCTCATCGGACAAGACCTGAACCAGCAGCAGATCCTGGGCGAACTCGAAGCATGCCTCTGCACGCCGCGGGAAATAGCGCTTATGGAGAGCGGCGCGCGCTTCGCCGACCCCTTCCCCGGATTATGA
- a CDS encoding RNA polymerase sigma factor, whose protein sequence is MRSGHEWAFTAIYDQYWYPLYKVALHKLGQKHIAEEIVQDIFTRLWNERRTLPGTALNYYLFSAVRFEVIDWIRKAGPRSRYLAYYQAFASQADHCTDDEVAYNELLHSIDESLKPFPPQTREIFKLSRIESWTVGQIAEFMNLSDKSVEYHLGKASKAVREYLNETMLILLLSFLA, encoded by the coding sequence TTGCGCTCCGGGCACGAATGGGCATTTACCGCCATTTATGACCAATACTGGTACCCGCTTTACAAGGTTGCACTCCACAAGCTCGGGCAAAAACACATTGCCGAAGAGATTGTGCAGGACATTTTCACCCGCCTCTGGAACGAGCGGCGCACGCTGCCGGGCACCGCGCTGAACTACTACCTTTTTTCGGCGGTGCGCTTCGAGGTGATCGACTGGATTCGCAAAGCAGGCCCCAGAAGCAGATATTTGGCTTACTATCAGGCATTTGCCAGCCAGGCCGACCATTGCACCGACGACGAGGTCGCCTACAACGAGCTATTGCACAGCATTGACGAAAGCCTCAAACCATTCCCTCCCCAAACCCGCGAAATTTTCAAACTCAGCCGCATCGAAAGCTGGACGGTCGGACAGATCGCCGAATTCATGAACCTTTCGGATAAATCGGTTGAATACCATCTCGGCAAAGCTTCCAAAGCTGTGCGGGAATATCTGAACGAAACCATGCTCATCCTCCTGCTAAGCTTCCTTGCCTGA
- a CDS encoding helix-turn-helix domain-containing protein has protein sequence MDEAFSKAGEYLIGVKKLDTGQLASPTQFSEYTILFIPEGEGLYHADFGAFPYRGPVLLFSTPLQAIYLEQNVPATVTMLQFHGDFYCIEYHRTEVACNGLLFNNIYIQPSVPMAGRDIAIFENLLQDIDAEFRQEPPSEIVLRAYLQLLLAKSSSIKLKLIESTDDPKEKDEQMEQFRQLLDQHYLDLHKPNDYARLLAMSPNNFSKRCSRYFRKTPSQLIQERLVLEAKKQLHLTRQSIKEIAYALKFRDEYYFSRFFKKATKVSPQAFRAQTGISIVADLSKP, from the coding sequence ATGGATGAGGCATTTTCAAAGGCCGGAGAATACCTGATCGGGGTGAAAAAGCTGGATACAGGCCAATTGGCGAGTCCCACGCAATTCTCTGAATACACCATTCTCTTTATTCCCGAAGGCGAGGGCTTGTACCATGCCGATTTCGGCGCATTTCCGTACCGCGGGCCCGTTCTGCTATTCTCGACCCCGCTGCAAGCCATTTACCTGGAACAAAACGTTCCGGCCACGGTAACCATGCTGCAATTCCACGGAGATTTCTACTGCATCGAATATCACCGCACGGAAGTGGCCTGCAATGGCCTGTTATTCAACAACATCTACATACAGCCGTCGGTACCGATGGCCGGACGGGATATCGCCATTTTTGAGAATCTGCTACAAGACATCGACGCCGAATTCCGGCAGGAGCCTCCTTCCGAAATTGTCCTCCGGGCCTATCTCCAGCTACTCCTGGCAAAATCGAGCAGCATTAAGCTCAAACTGATCGAAAGTACTGACGACCCAAAGGAAAAAGACGAACAAATGGAGCAGTTCAGGCAGCTTTTGGACCAGCACTACCTCGATCTCCACAAGCCCAACGACTACGCCCGGCTCCTGGCAATGTCTCCTAATAATTTTTCCAAACGTTGCAGCAGGTATTTCCGGAAAACACCTTCGCAGCTGATTCAGGAACGACTGGTGCTCGAAGCTAAAAAGCAGCTTCATTTAACCAGGCAGAGCATCAAAGAAATCGCGTATGCACTAAAGTTCAGGGATGAGTACTATTTCAGCCGGTTTTTCAAAAAGGCGACAAAAGTATCCCCCCAGGCTTTCCGCGCGCAAACGGGCATTTCCATTGTGGCAGATTTGTCCAAGCCATAG
- a CDS encoding FecR family protein produces the protein MNYNEIENLLLKYREGKCTPAEVDRIHQWYEQADSGMSQTELTDSEKSLLKSRMWTAIQHDTRPRGRTVSRWVTVRMYASIAAAAVVVSLSLVYFFSAKPASPSAAKGPLLLEPGREGLVAKSNQTSRRMVITLDDGSQVTLAPGAALTYPRRFSPGKREVQLKGDAFFSIMKDSQRPFFVYSGKLVTRVLGTSFWVKEGGDDRQMQVEVVCGKVSVFENENAEEPASENRHQFNKGVILTPNQRVTYFEESGHLMTSLVDKPVLLTSPVDQPSAIYKNVALPSIFERLEAAYGVDIVVSGEAVNECTFTGDLTDMSLFDQLDLICQSNDGSYQVQGTRILVSAAGCR, from the coding sequence GTGAACTATAACGAAATTGAAAACCTGCTTCTAAAATACCGAGAGGGAAAGTGTACGCCCGCCGAGGTGGATCGCATTCACCAATGGTATGAACAGGCAGACAGCGGCATGTCGCAAACGGAGCTGACCGACTCCGAAAAATCGCTCCTTAAATCAAGAATGTGGACAGCCATTCAGCACGACACACGCCCGCGCGGACGCACGGTTTCGAGGTGGGTAACGGTGCGTATGTATGCGTCCATTGCCGCTGCGGCGGTAGTCGTTTCGCTATCCCTGGTCTATTTTTTCTCTGCCAAACCCGCTTCTCCGTCGGCTGCCAAGGGGCCATTGCTGTTGGAGCCTGGCCGGGAAGGCCTCGTGGCTAAAAGCAATCAGACCAGCCGGCGGATGGTCATCACACTGGATGACGGCAGCCAGGTGACGCTCGCCCCCGGTGCCGCGCTGACCTACCCGCGCCGGTTTTCCCCGGGCAAACGCGAGGTGCAGCTCAAAGGCGATGCGTTTTTCAGCATTATGAAGGATAGTCAAAGGCCATTTTTCGTGTACAGCGGAAAACTGGTCACCCGGGTGCTGGGCACGAGTTTCTGGGTAAAAGAGGGCGGCGACGATCGCCAGATGCAGGTGGAAGTGGTTTGCGGCAAAGTGTCCGTATTTGAAAACGAAAATGCCGAAGAGCCCGCTTCCGAAAACCGCCACCAGTTCAACAAAGGCGTGATCCTGACCCCCAACCAGCGCGTGACCTACTTTGAAGAAAGCGGGCACCTGATGACCAGCCTTGTAGACAAGCCCGTGCTGCTGACATCGCCGGTAGACCAGCCGTCGGCCATTTACAAAAACGTGGCGCTGCCCAGCATTTTTGAACGATTGGAAGCTGCCTATGGCGTGGATATCGTGGTTTCGGGCGAGGCTGTGAACGAATGCACATTCACCGGCGACCTGACCGACATGTCGCTGTTCGATCAGCTGGACCTGATCTGCCAGTCGAACGACGGCTCTTATCAGGTGCAGGGAACGCGTATCCTGGTCTCAGCGGCCGGTTGCAGATAA
- a CDS encoding SusC/RagA family TonB-linked outer membrane protein, which translates to MKKNRYRKNRASLCLLMRITLAQLIFSIVFSGLTYAAHVSKAQEVLERNVTLHADKVELATVLDQLEQKANVRFVYSNKAIRASRPVAIHVVNQKLSAALQQLLTPLQISYQVTPSGRILLKASKELQTKSAGQLQIQMRDMAALVLKGKVSDENGDGLPGVSVRLKGTQLGTLTDASGNYELEVNNVEPVLVFSFVGYKTQEVAVGDQAVVNVSMTPDFKSLNEVVVIGYGSSRKQDVVGSVDIVSSKDAGANTATNPSQLLIGKSAGVQVLQSNGTPGADAQILIRGTGSFTGVDPLYVIDGIQGSKTMFNTLATQDIENITILKDASSTAIYGSAAANGVVIITTRRGKSGAPRINFNTQWGVAKAWKTLDLLNAAQYVDLLKDFAATTNSALPAKFNTPDVTTDRTDWQKEIFRPALVSQNDLNISGGGEKVSYNFSISYIKQQAIVKNFANSRVNARFALDETLGRFRLGQSLNIRYTKDDGQIASISDAVYYAPYKPIYDPTIPGGYSNTTNVDDFSNGNNPLAAINLNRPVNTGFVFFPQFFAEVDILGGLRFRTQFSAEIGGGKSRGYQYGYTAGNNLTNPQQATLGFSNYSFYTLENYFSYNKVFGRHSVSATLGNSYLDPGNSSGLNATGTRIPNDAIQNISVAQSQAVTGSNYGYARSSVISYFARLGYTYADKYILTGSFRRDGASNFGANNRFGNFYGLGLAWRFVDEDFIKNNLAFLSDGKLRLGIGRTGNNTIPTTGVTSVLTYSGSPNGNLVYSLGTNEGFYPGTTINTLSNPDIRWESTDQTDIGLDLGFLSNRLNVTVDWYNRKSSGLLVSVPVSGSTGASGSGGQPSKYANAASAQNKGVEFSVGYRDQARGGFQYNVSANVAYNKNIVNSLGSEFAAPIQAGAFSNLPTFTYTAAGSAIGSFFGYEVSHVAKDQAEIDALNKSAAEQSGDAATKYQAGLLPGDFIFKDLDGDGKVTSTDQKILGNPIPKIVYGFNAGASYKGFDLNLVVSGVSGLKILNAFKFVTDNESTGHNASTEILKRWRKPGDVAELPRAGQSATGDGNLRPSDWWLESGAYLRVRNLTVGYTLPQSVISGIGGGKIFNTIRIYAAAQNLLTFTKYKGYDPEVSTQNGGSYIFSRGIDDRQQLPQPRTLLCGLQLGF; encoded by the coding sequence ATGAAAAAAAACCGATACCGAAAAAACCGGGCGTCGCTTTGCTTGCTCATGAGAATCACTTTGGCCCAGCTCATCTTTTCGATTGTTTTCTCCGGCCTCACCTACGCCGCGCACGTCAGTAAAGCGCAGGAAGTACTGGAACGGAACGTCACGCTCCATGCCGACAAGGTGGAGCTGGCAACGGTCCTCGACCAGTTGGAGCAGAAAGCGAACGTCAGGTTCGTATACAGCAACAAGGCCATCCGGGCATCGCGGCCGGTGGCGATCCATGTTGTCAACCAAAAATTGTCGGCCGCATTGCAGCAGCTGCTCACACCATTGCAGATTTCCTACCAGGTGACACCTTCGGGACGTATACTGCTCAAAGCCAGTAAGGAACTTCAAACCAAAAGTGCAGGACAACTCCAGATTCAAATGAGGGACATGGCGGCGCTGGTGCTGAAAGGAAAAGTAAGCGACGAAAATGGCGACGGCCTCCCGGGCGTGAGTGTACGCCTGAAAGGCACGCAGCTCGGTACGCTCACGGACGCTTCCGGGAATTACGAACTGGAAGTGAACAATGTGGAACCGGTGCTGGTGTTCAGCTTCGTAGGTTATAAAACGCAGGAAGTTGCCGTAGGCGACCAGGCTGTGGTGAATGTATCGATGACCCCCGATTTCAAATCGCTCAACGAGGTGGTGGTGATCGGCTACGGTAGTTCGCGGAAGCAGGATGTGGTGGGCTCGGTGGACATTGTTTCCTCTAAAGATGCCGGTGCAAACACCGCTACCAACCCTTCGCAACTGCTGATCGGCAAGTCGGCCGGCGTGCAGGTGCTGCAATCCAACGGCACACCCGGCGCGGACGCCCAGATCCTTATCCGCGGTACCGGCTCGTTCACGGGTGTGGACCCGCTCTACGTGATCGACGGTATCCAGGGCAGCAAAACGATGTTCAACACCCTGGCGACCCAGGATATCGAAAACATTACGATCCTGAAAGATGCTTCATCCACCGCCATTTACGGCTCTGCCGCGGCGAACGGCGTGGTGATCATCACCACCCGGAGGGGCAAATCGGGCGCGCCGCGTATTAATTTCAATACCCAATGGGGTGTTGCCAAAGCATGGAAAACGCTGGACCTTCTCAATGCGGCGCAATATGTGGACCTGCTGAAAGATTTCGCGGCTACGACCAATTCCGCATTGCCCGCCAAATTCAACACGCCTGACGTCACCACCGACCGCACCGACTGGCAGAAAGAAATATTCCGGCCCGCCCTGGTTTCGCAAAACGATTTGAATATCAGCGGAGGCGGTGAAAAAGTGTCCTACAACTTTTCGATCAGCTATATTAAACAGCAGGCCATTGTGAAAAACTTCGCCAACAGCCGGGTAAATGCCCGTTTTGCACTGGACGAAACGCTGGGCCGCTTCCGGTTGGGACAAAGCCTGAACATCCGCTACACGAAGGACGATGGCCAGATCGCCAGCATTTCCGACGCGGTGTACTATGCGCCCTACAAGCCCATTTACGATCCCACGATCCCCGGCGGCTACTCCAACACGACCAATGTGGACGATTTCAGCAATGGTAACAACCCGCTGGCGGCCATTAACCTGAACCGCCCGGTAAACACCGGCTTCGTGTTCTTCCCGCAGTTTTTTGCCGAAGTGGATATTCTCGGCGGGCTGCGTTTCCGTACGCAGTTTTCGGCCGAGATCGGCGGCGGCAAAAGCCGTGGCTACCAGTACGGCTACACGGCGGGCAACAACCTGACCAATCCGCAGCAGGCTACCCTCGGTTTCAGCAACTATTCGTTTTACACGCTCGAAAACTACTTTTCCTATAATAAGGTATTTGGAAGACACAGCGTTTCGGCAACCCTCGGTAACAGCTACCTCGATCCGGGCAACTCGTCCGGCCTGAATGCGACCGGTACTAGAATTCCCAACGACGCCATTCAGAACATCAGCGTGGCGCAATCGCAGGCGGTTACCGGCTCGAACTATGGCTATGCACGCTCGTCGGTGATCTCGTATTTCGCTCGCCTCGGTTATACTTATGCCGATAAATACATTCTGACGGGAAGCTTCCGCCGCGATGGTGCCTCCAACTTTGGTGCCAACAACCGGTTCGGGAATTTCTACGGTCTGGGCCTGGCGTGGCGGTTTGTGGATGAGGATTTTATCAAAAACAACCTTGCTTTCCTGAGCGACGGCAAGCTGCGGCTGGGGATCGGAAGAACCGGGAACAATACCATTCCCACCACCGGCGTAACATCCGTACTCACTTACAGCGGCAGCCCCAACGGCAACCTGGTGTATTCACTGGGTACCAACGAAGGCTTCTACCCAGGCACGACGATCAACACCTTGTCCAATCCCGACATCCGCTGGGAATCGACCGACCAGACGGACATTGGCCTCGACCTGGGGTTCCTCAGCAACCGCCTGAATGTGACTGTTGACTGGTACAACCGCAAAAGCTCCGGCCTGCTCGTAAGTGTCCCGGTTTCGGGCAGCACGGGCGCATCGGGCAGCGGTGGCCAGCCCAGCAAATACGCCAATGCGGCCAGCGCTCAAAACAAGGGCGTAGAGTTTTCGGTCGGCTATCGCGACCAGGCCCGTGGAGGTTTTCAATATAATGTAAGTGCGAACGTGGCTTACAACAAAAACATCGTCAACTCGCTGGGAAGTGAATTTGCGGCGCCTATCCAGGCCGGGGCATTCAGTAATCTGCCCACATTTACCTACACGGCAGCGGGATCGGCCATCGGTTCGTTCTTTGGCTACGAGGTATCCCACGTCGCAAAAGATCAGGCGGAGATAGATGCATTGAACAAAAGCGCTGCCGAACAAAGCGGCGACGCCGCCACCAAATACCAGGCGGGCTTGCTGCCGGGCGACTTCATATTCAAAGATCTCGACGGCGACGGCAAAGTAACCTCCACCGACCAGAAAATCCTCGGCAACCCGATTCCGAAAATCGTGTACGGCTTCAATGCCGGTGCCAGTTACAAGGGCTTTGATCTGAACCTCGTCGTATCGGGCGTATCGGGTTTGAAAATCCTGAATGCATTCAAATTCGTGACCGACAATGAATCCACAGGGCACAATGCTTCTACCGAAATCCTGAAAAGATGGCGTAAGCCGGGCGATGTCGCCGAACTTCCGCGTGCAGGCCAGAGCGCTACCGGCGACGGTAACCTCCGCCCTTCCGACTGGTGGCTCGAAAGCGGCGCTTACCTGCGCGTACGCAACCTCACGGTGGGCTACACCCTACCCCAGAGCGTGATCAGCGGCATTGGCGGCGGCAAAATTTTCAATACCATCAGAATCTACGCCGCGGCCCAAAACCTGCTGACGTTCACCAAGTACAAAGGCTACGACCCCGAAGTAAGCACCCAGAACGGCGGAAGCTACATTTTCTCGCGGGGTATCGACGACCGCCAGCAGCTGCCTCAGCCCAGAACATTGCTTTGCGGCTTACAGCTCGGGTTTTAA